In the Corvus cornix cornix isolate S_Up_H32 chromosome 20, ASM73873v5, whole genome shotgun sequence genome, one interval contains:
- the SYCP2 gene encoding synaptonemal complex protein 2 isoform X4, with protein sequence MPARNELQFEKLIDEATRKKDFQSLEQFLATDECENVSHKCSKQFANKLDKLLCWALDKQEVRSISILLNAIQKCAKKISIAGEDGLPAMIKHGLVGRMVHWFEKLKGILVLRGDEKNEMLTSLAEDFFIMLLAVCDSRPEGKMQILENFVLRTCSLITDARINIYVQQEVIKKLNLLLDKIPRDARKKILSTKEMLLVMSEMGRTILDAGDYDTQVAITEALCRMVAEKQRGELASQWFPMEFVATAFRGIKDSEFETDCRKFLNQVNGMLGDKRRVFSYPCLTAALDKYELQIPLDENLEAFWIDFNVGSRSISFYVAAEDAELQWETVLIREDDVNMYSLEEKGSRKLLTIDLKSPMNVGTLEGGKFLLYFDSILEIKDVTRKIYGSRKCKDFSKKQSSSIAETTVHIVFDESGSQVLVPESQLSPGLKEKSGEEEEKLSKYKTQQPPGSLRTQSKNNSQEKPRGDSSKITPSHKRKVSEASVLIPGTTGASTRSPLGFVSTSTPFKGRFKLPLEMTSSTKRSDNDAINESRTKNFYQEPPGQMCSEEVLKILQEATEKQTLDEVLDIVPDSQPAGRSNKPLLPGLLATSFDKTEPWKKRTFPLPEKNITTGDEQKPNPSRACASHPARVSDTSLHTHLAQEDPDVLLRKETSNPKQSKTKPKSKEMADAAKSLISKISDRYKDKSDEKSKARDSLGFNRTHLNKSWLSKEEVQERTLKTTSFLNITAGHVLDDVYNFNISGFDEPTIKLGIQELRVTELSVHTETNKKGNTTTSKSSAEVKGGKKSRSNRDKKHLFSDSDTENRGDDSKTEISWLEESKRKPKAQIIDYSRNKKSGKPISTDKTGKFSEPACHVDKPKSKNTNKKKTNKCKPQNSKTDEMIVKSTRKKLPRRAAATKNYKEPSSSESESEEKIPTCTSKEKKSKIQKHMNGANKDYRWPKVLQIVPVEPKRVDSYVQKALVKSRNSAEQKEVEMPSAESPASLETMRCADRVSGDVTPEHSSSERSLGLQESTLEDREMLNSEKEISPSDFCPQNKSMQSLGVSQSPERAVTKVTLGRKSFSPVLTEASLLSLTTYKTVSGKNSKGAAPETCNNNEDSGFQRCFSDTFSVKGMLQDITKPIPKNKEELSLTTYKTDSGKHAKGAVLETGNDNEDSSLQSCFSDTLSAKDKLQDPTKPLTKSKEDCVPPSPLSASSRSRVQSWIQEPYVPMDESGPSAQTYLKRTYHSDTESNSDEAETSKEEKKGRRRISLKPKKLFKTDDAATYRVSESVSTQSVNDPCGLDGEFWEHGCSTISICQQLQKEFTKKIENRSRKMDNFNKQTLRAAHQHLATMSYQLHECRIRQLDKFHFTLTEELEKFEKDSQSLKIMEKEFLAFWKKHSHTFSTYMKNEQQRCI encoded by the exons ATGCCAGCCAGGAATGAGTTGCAG TTTGAAAAGTTAATTGACGAAGCTACAAGAAAAAAGGATTTCCAATCCTTAGAACAATTTCTGGCCACAGATGAATGTGAAAATGTCTCTCACAAATGCAGCAAACAGTTTGCCAACAAATTGGACAAGCTTCTCTGTTGG GCACTTGACAAACAAGAAGTCAGAAGCATTTCTATTTTACTAAATGCTATTCAGAAATGTGCGAAAAAAATCAGCATAGCAGGAGAAGATGGACTCCCAGCAATGATAAAACACGGTCTTGTTGGAAGG aTGGTCCATTGGTTTGAAAAGTTAAAAGGAATTTTGGTCCTCAGAGGAgatgaaaagaatgaaatgcTTACAAGTCTGGCTGAAGATTTCTTCATCATGTTGCTG GCTGTGTGTGATAGCAGACCTGAAG gtaaaatgcaaatattagaAAACTTTGTTCTGAGAACATGTTCCCTCATCACTGATGCAAGAATTAATATTTATGTTCAGCAGGAG GTAATaaaaaaactgaatttattgcTTGACAAGATCCCTCGAGATGCCAGGAAAAAGATACTTTCTACAAAGGAGATGTTACTTGTCAT GAGTGAAATGGGGAGGACAATTTTGGATGCTGGAG ATTATGACACACAAGTGGCCATCACAGAAGCTCTGTGCAGAATGGTGGCAGAGAAGCAAAGGGGAGAACTGGCCTCGCAGTGGTTTCCCATGGAGTTTGTGGCCACTGCATTTAGAGGAATTAAAGATTCGGAGTTTGAGACA GATTGCAGAAAATTTCTTAACCAGGTGAATGGCATGCTTGGAGACAAAAGAAg GGTTTTTTCATATCCATGTCTAACAGCAGCTCTTGATAAATATGAG ctCCAGATACCACTGGATGAAAACCTGGAAGCATTTTGGATTGATTTCAATGTTGGCAgcagaagtatttctttctaCGTGGCAGCAGAGGATGCA GAGCTTCAGTGGGAAACCGTCCTTATACGAGAAGATGATGTAAACATGTACAGCCTGGAAG AAAAAGGTTCAAGGAAATTATTAACAATAGATCTAAAAAGCCCAATGAATGTGGGCACTCTTGAAGGAGggaaatttcttttatattttgatTCTATCTTGGAAATCAAAGATGTGACCAGAAAGATTTACGGATCTCGTAAATGTAAG GATTTCAGCAAAAAGCAGTCTTCATCAATAGCCGAAACAACTGTTCACATCGTCTTTGATGAAAGTGGATCCCAG GTTCTGGTACCAGAAAGTCAATTGTCACCgggtttgaaagaaaaatctggagaggaggaggagaaactCAGTAAGTACAAAACTCAGCAACCTCCTGGAAGTTTGAGGACTCAGAGTAAAAATAACAGTCAAGAAAAACCCAGAGGTGATTCCTCCAAG ATAACTCCATCTCATAAAAGGAAAGTGTCTGAAGCATCTGTGCTTATTCCTGGAACTACAGGAGCTTCCACAAGGAGTCCACTGGGTTTTGTTAGCACAT CCACTCCTTTTAAAGGGAGATTTAAATTGCCTTTGGAAATGACCAGCTCTACTAAAAGGTCTGACAATGATGCAATAAATGAGAGCAGAACAAAGAATTTCTATCAGGAACCTCCTGGA CAAATGTGTTctgaagaagttttaaaaattttacaagaggccacagaaaagcaaactttaG ATGAAGTGCTAGATATTGTTCCTGATTCTCAGCCAGCTGGGAGAAGCAACAAACCTTT GCTGCCTGGTCTTTTGGCGACTTCTTTTGATAAAACTGAGCCATGGAAGAAAAGAACGTTCCCTCTTCCTGAGAAGAATATAACAACTGGGGACGAGCAAAAGCCAAATCCATCACGAGCATGTGCATCCCATCCAG ccAGAGTGTCTGACACATCTTTGCATACTCATCTTGCACAAGAGGACCCTGATGTTCTCCTCAGAAAAGAGACTTCAAATCCAAAACAGTCAAAGACA AAACCAAAGTCTAAAGAAATGGCAGATGCAGCCAAATCACTGATCAGTAAAATCAGTGACCGATACAAAGACAAGAGTgatgagaaaagcaaagcaagagatTCCCTGGGCTTTAACAG gacacatttaaataaatcctGGCTCTCCAAG GAAGAAGTTCAGGAGAGGACCCTAAAAACCACTTCTTTTCTTAATATAACTGCTGGTCATGTTCT GGATGATGTCTACAACTTTAACATCAGTGGGTTTGATGAGCCTACAATAAAGCTTGGA aTCCAAGAATTGCGTGTGACTGAACTGAGTGTTCATACagagacaaacaaaaaagg GAACACAACCACCAGTAAATCCAGTGCGGAagtgaaaggaggaaaaaag AGTAGGAGCAATCGAGACAAGAAGCATCTCTTTAGTGActcagacacagaaaacagagggGATGACAGCAAGACAGAGATCAGTTGGCTGGAGGAATCCAAGAGAAAACCTAAAGCCCAGATAATTGATTacagtagaaataaaaaatcaggGAAACCAATAAGCACAGACAAAA CAGGTAAATTCTCGGAACCTGCTTGCCACGTGGATAAacctaaaagcaaaaatacaaataagaaaaag ACAAACAAATGTAAACCCCAGAATTCAAAAACGGATGAAATGATAGTAAAATCCACCAGAAAAAAACTCCCTcgaagagcagcagcaacaaaaaattacaaagagCCGTCCAGTTCTGAGTCTGAGAGTGAAGAAAAGATTCCAACGTGCACCTCTAAGGAGaagaaatccaaaatacag AAACATATGAATGGTGCAAACAAGGATTACAGGTGGCCAAAGGTACTGCAGATTGTACCTGTGGAGCCAAAGAGAGTGGATAGCTATGTGCAGAAAGCACTGGTCAAATCCAGGAATTCTGCAGAACAGAAGGAAGTGGAAATGCCTTCAGCTGAGAGCCCTGCCTCGCTTGAGACAATGAGAT GTGCTGACAGAGTGTCAGGAGATGTTACTCCAGAGCACAGTTCCAGTGAGAGGTCACTTGGTCTTCAGGAGTCGACACTAGAAGACAGGGAAATGCTAAACTCTGAGAAAGAAATCTCTCCCAGTGATTTCTGTCCACAAAATAAGAGTATGCAAAGTCTGGGTGTAAGTCAGTCCCCTGAGAGAGCAGTTACAAAGGTGACattgggaaggaaaagcttCTCACCAGTTTTAACTGAAGCATCTTTG CTCAGCTTAACCACATATAAAACTGTCAGTGGCAAAAATTCCAAGGGAGCTGCACCAGAAACCTGTAACAATAATGAAGATTCAGGTTTCCAACGTTGCTTTTCGGACACgttttctgttaaaggaatgCTTCAGGATATCACTAAACCTATCCCCAAAAATAAGGAAGAG CTCAGCTTAACAACGTATAAAACTGACAGTGGAAAACATGCaaagggagctgtgctggaaacaggGAATGACAATGAAGATTCCAGTCTCCAGTCTTGCTTTTCAGACACACTTTCTGCTAAAGACAAACTCCAGGATCCCACCAAGCCTCTCACTAAAAGTAAAGAG GATTGTGTACCACCATCTCCATTGTCTGCTTCCAGCAGGAGTAGAGTACAGTCTTGGATTCAAGAACCTTATGTCCCCATGGATGAGTCAG GACCGAGTGCACAGACATACCTCAAAAGAACTTACCACAGTGACACAGAAAGCAACTCTGATGAGGCAGAAacaagcaaagaggaaaagaaaggaaggagaagaataagtttaaagccaaaaaaattatttaaaacagatgATGCTGCTACTTACAGAG tgTCTGAAAGTGTCTCCACTCAGTCTGTAAATGACCCGTGTGGTTTGGATGGGGAATTCTGGGAGCATGGTTGCTCAACCATCAGCATTTGTCAGCAGCTCCAGAAAGAATTTACCAAGAAAATTGAG AACCGCTCCCGGAAAATGGATAATTTTAATAAGCAAACACTGAGAGCTGCCCATCAGCATTTGGCAACAATGAGTTACCAACTCCATGAATGCAG GATCAGGCAGCTGgacaaatttcattttactcTCACTGAAGAACTTGAGAAATTTGAAAAGGATTCTCAATCCCTGAAAATCATGGAAAAAGAATTCTTG gccTTTTGGAAAAAGCATTCCCACACTTTTAGTACGTACATGAAAAATGAGCAGCAGAG
- the SYCP2 gene encoding synaptonemal complex protein 2 isoform X2 has translation MPARNELQFEKLIDEATRKKDFQSLEQFLATDECENVSHKCSKQFANKLDKLLCWALDKQEVRSISILLNAIQKCAKKISIAGEDGLPAMIKHGLVGRMVHWFEKLKGILVLRGDEKNEMLTSLAEDFFIMLLAVCDSRPEGKMQILENFVLRTCSLITDARINIYVQQEVIKKLNLLLDKIPRDARKKILSTKEMLLVMSEMGRTILDAGDYDTQVAITEALCRMVAEKQRGELASQWFPMEFVATAFRGIKDSEFETDCRKFLNQVNGMLGDKRRVFSYPCLTAALDKYELQIPLDENLEAFWIDFNVGSRSISFYVAAEDAELQWETVLIREDDVNMYSLEEKGSRKLLTIDLKSPMNVGTLEGGKFLLYFDSILEIKDVTRKIYGSRKCKDFSKKQSSSIAETTVHIVFDESGSQVLVPESQLSPGLKEKSGEEEEKLSKYKTQQPPGSLRTQSKNNSQEKPRGDSSKITPSHKRKVSEASVLIPGTTGASTRSPLGFVSTSTPFKGRFKLPLEMTSSTKRSDNDAINESRTKNFYQEPPGQMCSEEVLKILQEATEKQTLDEVLDIVPDSQPAGRSNKPLLPGLLATSFDKTEPWKKRTFPLPEKNITTGDEQKPNPSRACASHPARVSDTSLHTHLAQEDPDVLLRKETSNPKQSKTKPKSKEMADAAKSLISKISDRYKDKSDEKSKARDSLGFNRTHLNKSWLSKEEVQERTLKTTSFLNITAGHVLDDVYNFNISGFDEPTIKLGIQELRVTELSVHTETNKKGNTTTSKSSAEVKGGKKSRSNRDKKHLFSDSDTENRGDDSKTEISWLEESKRKPKAQIIDYSRNKKSGKPISTDKSKFSEPACHVDKPKSKNTNKKKTNKCKPQNSKTDEMIVKSTRKKLPRRAAATKNYKEPSSSESESEEKIPTCTSKEKKSKIQKHMNGANKDYRWPKVLQIVPVEPKRVDSYVQKALVKSRNSAEQKEVEMPSAESPASLETMRCADRVSGDVTPEHSSSERSLGLQESTLEDREMLNSEKEISPSDFCPQNKSMQSLGVSQSPERAVTKVTLGRKSFSPVLTEASLLSLTTYKTVSGKNSKGAAPETCNNNEDSGFQRCFSDTFSVKGMLQDITKPIPKNKEELSLTTYKTDSGKHAKGAVLETGNDNEDSSLQSCFSDTLSAKDKLQDPTKPLTKSKEDCVPPSPLSASSRSRVQSWIQEPYVPMDESGPSAQTYLKRTYHSDTESNSDEAETSKEEKKGRRRISLKPKKLFKTDDAATYRVSESVSTQSVNDPCGLDGEFWEHGCSTISICQQLQKEFTKKIENRSRKMDNFNKQTLRAAHQHLATMSYQLHECRIRQLDKFHFTLTEELEKFEKDSQSLKIMEKEFLAFWKKHSHTFSTYMKNEQQRIQILKASFEKSIYHSVDYEENVFTSEMHLMKEDIKGLQDKFLKEMQEEELCNVRRGLQALFQSKAEF, from the exons ATGCCAGCCAGGAATGAGTTGCAG TTTGAAAAGTTAATTGACGAAGCTACAAGAAAAAAGGATTTCCAATCCTTAGAACAATTTCTGGCCACAGATGAATGTGAAAATGTCTCTCACAAATGCAGCAAACAGTTTGCCAACAAATTGGACAAGCTTCTCTGTTGG GCACTTGACAAACAAGAAGTCAGAAGCATTTCTATTTTACTAAATGCTATTCAGAAATGTGCGAAAAAAATCAGCATAGCAGGAGAAGATGGACTCCCAGCAATGATAAAACACGGTCTTGTTGGAAGG aTGGTCCATTGGTTTGAAAAGTTAAAAGGAATTTTGGTCCTCAGAGGAgatgaaaagaatgaaatgcTTACAAGTCTGGCTGAAGATTTCTTCATCATGTTGCTG GCTGTGTGTGATAGCAGACCTGAAG gtaaaatgcaaatattagaAAACTTTGTTCTGAGAACATGTTCCCTCATCACTGATGCAAGAATTAATATTTATGTTCAGCAGGAG GTAATaaaaaaactgaatttattgcTTGACAAGATCCCTCGAGATGCCAGGAAAAAGATACTTTCTACAAAGGAGATGTTACTTGTCAT GAGTGAAATGGGGAGGACAATTTTGGATGCTGGAG ATTATGACACACAAGTGGCCATCACAGAAGCTCTGTGCAGAATGGTGGCAGAGAAGCAAAGGGGAGAACTGGCCTCGCAGTGGTTTCCCATGGAGTTTGTGGCCACTGCATTTAGAGGAATTAAAGATTCGGAGTTTGAGACA GATTGCAGAAAATTTCTTAACCAGGTGAATGGCATGCTTGGAGACAAAAGAAg GGTTTTTTCATATCCATGTCTAACAGCAGCTCTTGATAAATATGAG ctCCAGATACCACTGGATGAAAACCTGGAAGCATTTTGGATTGATTTCAATGTTGGCAgcagaagtatttctttctaCGTGGCAGCAGAGGATGCA GAGCTTCAGTGGGAAACCGTCCTTATACGAGAAGATGATGTAAACATGTACAGCCTGGAAG AAAAAGGTTCAAGGAAATTATTAACAATAGATCTAAAAAGCCCAATGAATGTGGGCACTCTTGAAGGAGggaaatttcttttatattttgatTCTATCTTGGAAATCAAAGATGTGACCAGAAAGATTTACGGATCTCGTAAATGTAAG GATTTCAGCAAAAAGCAGTCTTCATCAATAGCCGAAACAACTGTTCACATCGTCTTTGATGAAAGTGGATCCCAG GTTCTGGTACCAGAAAGTCAATTGTCACCgggtttgaaagaaaaatctggagaggaggaggagaaactCAGTAAGTACAAAACTCAGCAACCTCCTGGAAGTTTGAGGACTCAGAGTAAAAATAACAGTCAAGAAAAACCCAGAGGTGATTCCTCCAAG ATAACTCCATCTCATAAAAGGAAAGTGTCTGAAGCATCTGTGCTTATTCCTGGAACTACAGGAGCTTCCACAAGGAGTCCACTGGGTTTTGTTAGCACAT CCACTCCTTTTAAAGGGAGATTTAAATTGCCTTTGGAAATGACCAGCTCTACTAAAAGGTCTGACAATGATGCAATAAATGAGAGCAGAACAAAGAATTTCTATCAGGAACCTCCTGGA CAAATGTGTTctgaagaagttttaaaaattttacaagaggccacagaaaagcaaactttaG ATGAAGTGCTAGATATTGTTCCTGATTCTCAGCCAGCTGGGAGAAGCAACAAACCTTT GCTGCCTGGTCTTTTGGCGACTTCTTTTGATAAAACTGAGCCATGGAAGAAAAGAACGTTCCCTCTTCCTGAGAAGAATATAACAACTGGGGACGAGCAAAAGCCAAATCCATCACGAGCATGTGCATCCCATCCAG ccAGAGTGTCTGACACATCTTTGCATACTCATCTTGCACAAGAGGACCCTGATGTTCTCCTCAGAAAAGAGACTTCAAATCCAAAACAGTCAAAGACA AAACCAAAGTCTAAAGAAATGGCAGATGCAGCCAAATCACTGATCAGTAAAATCAGTGACCGATACAAAGACAAGAGTgatgagaaaagcaaagcaagagatTCCCTGGGCTTTAACAG gacacatttaaataaatcctGGCTCTCCAAG GAAGAAGTTCAGGAGAGGACCCTAAAAACCACTTCTTTTCTTAATATAACTGCTGGTCATGTTCT GGATGATGTCTACAACTTTAACATCAGTGGGTTTGATGAGCCTACAATAAAGCTTGGA aTCCAAGAATTGCGTGTGACTGAACTGAGTGTTCATACagagacaaacaaaaaagg GAACACAACCACCAGTAAATCCAGTGCGGAagtgaaaggaggaaaaaag AGTAGGAGCAATCGAGACAAGAAGCATCTCTTTAGTGActcagacacagaaaacagagggGATGACAGCAAGACAGAGATCAGTTGGCTGGAGGAATCCAAGAGAAAACCTAAAGCCCAGATAATTGATTacagtagaaataaaaaatcaggGAAACCAATAAGCACAGACAAAA GTAAATTCTCGGAACCTGCTTGCCACGTGGATAAacctaaaagcaaaaatacaaataagaaaaag ACAAACAAATGTAAACCCCAGAATTCAAAAACGGATGAAATGATAGTAAAATCCACCAGAAAAAAACTCCCTcgaagagcagcagcaacaaaaaattacaaagagCCGTCCAGTTCTGAGTCTGAGAGTGAAGAAAAGATTCCAACGTGCACCTCTAAGGAGaagaaatccaaaatacag AAACATATGAATGGTGCAAACAAGGATTACAGGTGGCCAAAGGTACTGCAGATTGTACCTGTGGAGCCAAAGAGAGTGGATAGCTATGTGCAGAAAGCACTGGTCAAATCCAGGAATTCTGCAGAACAGAAGGAAGTGGAAATGCCTTCAGCTGAGAGCCCTGCCTCGCTTGAGACAATGAGAT GTGCTGACAGAGTGTCAGGAGATGTTACTCCAGAGCACAGTTCCAGTGAGAGGTCACTTGGTCTTCAGGAGTCGACACTAGAAGACAGGGAAATGCTAAACTCTGAGAAAGAAATCTCTCCCAGTGATTTCTGTCCACAAAATAAGAGTATGCAAAGTCTGGGTGTAAGTCAGTCCCCTGAGAGAGCAGTTACAAAGGTGACattgggaaggaaaagcttCTCACCAGTTTTAACTGAAGCATCTTTG CTCAGCTTAACCACATATAAAACTGTCAGTGGCAAAAATTCCAAGGGAGCTGCACCAGAAACCTGTAACAATAATGAAGATTCAGGTTTCCAACGTTGCTTTTCGGACACgttttctgttaaaggaatgCTTCAGGATATCACTAAACCTATCCCCAAAAATAAGGAAGAG CTCAGCTTAACAACGTATAAAACTGACAGTGGAAAACATGCaaagggagctgtgctggaaacaggGAATGACAATGAAGATTCCAGTCTCCAGTCTTGCTTTTCAGACACACTTTCTGCTAAAGACAAACTCCAGGATCCCACCAAGCCTCTCACTAAAAGTAAAGAG GATTGTGTACCACCATCTCCATTGTCTGCTTCCAGCAGGAGTAGAGTACAGTCTTGGATTCAAGAACCTTATGTCCCCATGGATGAGTCAG GACCGAGTGCACAGACATACCTCAAAAGAACTTACCACAGTGACACAGAAAGCAACTCTGATGAGGCAGAAacaagcaaagaggaaaagaaaggaaggagaagaataagtttaaagccaaaaaaattatttaaaacagatgATGCTGCTACTTACAGAG tgTCTGAAAGTGTCTCCACTCAGTCTGTAAATGACCCGTGTGGTTTGGATGGGGAATTCTGGGAGCATGGTTGCTCAACCATCAGCATTTGTCAGCAGCTCCAGAAAGAATTTACCAAGAAAATTGAG AACCGCTCCCGGAAAATGGATAATTTTAATAAGCAAACACTGAGAGCTGCCCATCAGCATTTGGCAACAATGAGTTACCAACTCCATGAATGCAG GATCAGGCAGCTGgacaaatttcattttactcTCACTGAAGAACTTGAGAAATTTGAAAAGGATTCTCAATCCCTGAAAATCATGGAAAAAGAATTCTTG gccTTTTGGAAAAAGCATTCCCACACTTTTAGTACGTACATGAAAAATGAGCAGCAGAG AATTCAGATTCTTAAAGCTTCATTT